Genomic window (bacterium):
TTCTTCTACAAACAGATTGCTCCTCTGGAGCAAATTTAATAAGCAAAAGATGGCAGAAAATGAAGTAAAGCAATGCCTGTGACCATAGATATAGCTTTAACTCCTACGCAACGCTCTCAAAGTTAACTGCACAGGTGGAAAAATTTTATGCTTGACAAATTAGGGGTTATTCTGATACAATAGATACCAATGTGGCAAAGATTTTAATTGTTGATGATGATAGATATATAATTGATGTTGTGAAGGTTGCTCTGGAAATACAAGGATATGAGATTATTGATGCCTTTGATGGTGAGGAAGCGTTAGCAAAAACAATACATGAATTTCCTGACCTTATCCTCTTAGACCTTTTGATGCCAAAAATGGATGGTTGGGAGGTATATGAACAACTTAAAGGAGAGACAGAAACAGCTCATATCCCAATAATAATCATAAGTGCCTTATCTGAGGAAACAAGTATGCCAGAGAGAATGGAAGTTGAAGATTATATCGCAAAACCATTTGAAATGAATGATTTATTAAATAGGGTAAAAAAAAGTCTTGAGAAAATATGAGCGGGGGTAGCTCAGTTGGTAGAGCAACGGCCTTCCAAGCCGTTGGCCGCGGGTTCGAATCCCGTCCCCCGCTCCAAAAGGAAAAACTTAACCGTTCAGGGATATAGCCACAGAGAACACAGAGGGAATATAGCAGTTATTAGTCAAAATTTTACTCAGAGTGGATAAGGAAAAAATCCCAAATCCCAAGCACCAAATCTCAAATAAGCACCAAATTTCAAGTAATAAATATCAAACTATGGGGGGTAATGTTTTGAATTTTGGTCATTCGAATTTGTTTGGAATTTGTGATTTGGAATTTCATAGCCATATCTATGTCAAATTTCGATTAATAAGTGCTATAATTCGTGTCCATTTGTGACTAATTTCTCTAATTCTCTGTGAACTCTGTGCCTCTGTGGCTGATCCATTACTTTAGTCATCCTATGAGGTGTAAAGTGGCAAAGAAGAAAAAAGGCGGTGGTGGAGAAGGAGGAGCGAAGGTTGAAACTGCCGGTGGGTTACGCTGGCTAATTACTTATGCAGATATGATTACACTCCTTCTGGGAGTATTTATTATTTTATGTTCTGGTGGTGCTCCGAGTGAATCTGAAATGCAACAACTTACCACTGCATTTGAAAAGGTATTTAGTATTAGTGAAGGTGGTGGTGGAGAAAAGGTTGTTACAGGAGCAGGTGGTAAAAAGGTATTAGAGGGTAAAAGTGGTGTCCTATCCGCTACAAAAGATTTAATCTCTCCTAAGGCATTAATTACCCGTAAATATACTCAAACCTTTAGTTCTGAAATTAAAAAAGGTAAGATGGCAGTTAAATCGACTAAAGATGCCCTGGTAATTAGATGTTATGAAACATTATTATTTGAGCGAGGGAGTCCCCTAATAAAACCAGAGGCATATCCTACACTTGAGCGGATTGGTCTTTTAATCTCAAGAATTCCTAATAAAATCGCCATTGAAGGACATACGGATGCCTCATTACCGGCACAATTCCCATCTAATTGGGAACTATCAACTGCTCGGGCAACAAATGTCTTACAGCACCTCATAGATTATGCAGAAAAAAGTGGTCTATCTCCAACAGAGATTGAAAATATTCAAAAGAGATTGTCTGTATTTGGCTATGCTCAATTTCACCCGGTAAATGAGGACCTTTATGCTAAAGTTAATAACCGCATAGATATTATTATCTATCATCATAAAACAGCGGAAGAATTACTTTTTAAAGAAGAGGAGAGTTAAAAATGGCGAAGAAGAAGAAAGGTGGTGGAGAACATGGTGAAGGACTTGAAACCGCAGGTGGCTTACGGTGGCTAATTACCTATGCGGATATGATTACCTTACTTCTTGGAGTATTTATTATTTTAGTCTCGACATCTCAAATGGAAGGTCCTAAATCAGCGGCTTTAGGTGAGGCATTAGAACGAATATTTTCTATATTTAAACGCGAGGGAGGAGATAAAGCTAATGCCCCGCAATCAGGAGGAGATAGTGTTCTTCCCAAACGCACAGCAGAAGAAGGAATCAGGGCAACCGCTGTTATCCGAACAGCAATCATTAAAAAAAGATTAGTCCAGAGTATACCCCAGACCGTTGGCGAGGGAAAAGTAGTTACTGAAAAAACTAAAAAAGGATTAGTGGTAAGTTATCATGATTCGTTGTTTTTTGATGTCGGCAGGGCTAAGATAAAAGAAGAATCTTATGCCAGTCTGGATAAAATTGCCCAAACCCTTGAGATAATCCCAAATAAAGTCATAATTGAAGGCCATACAGATGCCTCACCAATTTCCACTCAAGAGTTTAAATCTAACTGGGAATTATCAACGGCAAGGGCTAATAATATCTTACATTATTTTATTGAACATGCTAAAAAAAGAGGTTTTGATGAAGAAAAATTAGAGGAATACGAACAAAGATTTGCTATTGCCGGCTATGGTCAATTCCAGCCTATTGATGAAAATCCTTCTTCTCCTCAAAACAGAAGAATCAATATTGTTATCCTGGATAAAAA
Coding sequences:
- a CDS encoding response regulator yields the protein MAKILIVDDDRYIIDVVKVALEIQGYEIIDAFDGEEALAKTIHEFPDLILLDLLMPKMDGWEVYEQLKGETETAHIPIIIISALSEETSMPERMEVEDYIAKPFEMNDLLNRVKKSLEKI
- a CDS encoding flagellar motor protein MotB encodes the protein MAKKKKGGGGEGGAKVETAGGLRWLITYADMITLLLGVFIILCSGGAPSESEMQQLTTAFEKVFSISEGGGGEKVVTGAGGKKVLEGKSGVLSATKDLISPKALITRKYTQTFSSEIKKGKMAVKSTKDALVIRCYETLLFERGSPLIKPEAYPTLERIGLLISRIPNKIAIEGHTDASLPAQFPSNWELSTARATNVLQHLIDYAEKSGLSPTEIENIQKRLSVFGYAQFHPVNEDLYAKVNNRIDIIIYHHKTAEELLFKEEES
- a CDS encoding flagellar motor protein MotB; the encoded protein is MAKKKKGGGEHGEGLETAGGLRWLITYADMITLLLGVFIILVSTSQMEGPKSAALGEALERIFSIFKREGGDKANAPQSGGDSVLPKRTAEEGIRATAVIRTAIIKKRLVQSIPQTVGEGKVVTEKTKKGLVVSYHDSLFFDVGRAKIKEESYASLDKIAQTLEIIPNKVIIEGHTDASPISTQEFKSNWELSTARANNILHYFIEHAKKRGFDEEKLEEYEQRFAIAGYGQFQPIDENPSSPQNRRINIVILDKKIKEF